The proteins below are encoded in one region of Cytophagales bacterium:
- a CDS encoding isoprenyl transferase produces MKELNEEGPVPKHIAVIMDGNGRWAKSRGASRIFGHRNAIKAVRDTTEFCAENDIEHLTLYAFSTENWARPKYEVDGLMTLLVSTIKDELPTLKKNNVRLSSIGDLSKLPKEAQENLAAAKKETAGHTGLNLILALNYSGKWDLEQAVQKLVKDQREGKVSVDKIDQDLISTYLSTNGIPDPELMVRTSGEMRISNFLLWQMAYTELYFTDVLWPDFRKEHLKEAINVYKKRERRFGKTSEQITVS; encoded by the coding sequence ATGAAAGAGTTGAATGAAGAGGGCCCGGTGCCCAAGCATATTGCTGTCATCATGGATGGCAATGGTCGATGGGCAAAAAGTCGCGGTGCCTCGAGGATATTCGGACACAGAAATGCCATCAAAGCAGTCCGTGATACCACGGAGTTTTGTGCGGAGAACGACATTGAGCATTTGACCTTATATGCTTTTTCCACAGAAAATTGGGCCAGACCAAAATACGAAGTAGATGGATTGATGACCCTATTGGTGTCTACGATAAAAGACGAGTTGCCTACATTGAAAAAGAACAATGTTCGGCTTAGTTCAATCGGAGATCTTTCCAAACTTCCCAAAGAAGCACAGGAGAATCTGGCAGCTGCAAAAAAGGAAACAGCGGGTCATACGGGTCTCAATTTAATATTGGCACTGAATTATAGTGGTAAGTGGGATCTGGAGCAAGCCGTGCAAAAACTAGTGAAAGATCAGAGAGAAGGTAAAGTTAGTGTCGACAAAATCGATCAGGATTTGATCAGCACCTATTTGTCTACAAATGGTATTCCGGATCCTGAGCTGATGGTAAGAACCAGTGGCGAGATGAGGATTAGCAATTTCCTGCTGTGGCAAATGGCTTACACTGAATTGTATTTTACCGACGTTTTATGGCCAGACTTCAGGAAAGAACATCTGAAAGAGGCCATTAATGTGTATAAGAAGCGAGAAAGAAGGTTTGGAAAAACCAGCGAGCAAATAACTGTCTCATGA
- a CDS encoding 2-oxoglutarate and iron-dependent oxygenase domain-containing protein, whose translation MKPILYQEIPSLDLADFKEGNEESRNKFVKALGDAYQNIGFVAIKNHGLSDELTAKLYESIQKFFGLGEETKTRYEFPELFGQRGYISKGKEKAKGRNTGDLKEFFHVGQPDDQKLPEYPDNIWPEEVAEMEALTTKAYRILEEAGLSMLRAIAIHLGLEENYFDDKVRSGNSILRAIHYFPIENPDEIPADAVRAAEHGDINLITLLMGASADGLQVLRRDGEWIPITALPDQIVVNVGDMLSRLTNNRLKSTIHRVVNPPKELMKTSRFSIPFFMHPKASMDLTCLESCVSEEEPKLYEDMSAGEFLDERLREIGLKK comes from the coding sequence ATGAAACCTATCTTATATCAGGAAATACCTTCGCTTGACCTGGCGGACTTCAAAGAAGGAAATGAGGAATCAAGAAACAAGTTCGTAAAGGCACTGGGCGATGCCTATCAAAATATTGGATTTGTTGCCATCAAAAATCATGGACTGTCCGATGAATTAACGGCTAAACTCTATGAGTCCATTCAAAAGTTTTTTGGCTTGGGTGAGGAAACAAAAACACGATATGAATTTCCTGAGCTCTTCGGCCAACGAGGCTACATCAGCAAGGGGAAAGAAAAAGCCAAAGGACGCAATACGGGCGATCTGAAAGAGTTTTTCCATGTCGGACAACCTGACGATCAGAAATTGCCCGAATACCCGGATAACATCTGGCCAGAGGAAGTGGCTGAAATGGAAGCTTTGACCACCAAGGCCTACCGGATCCTGGAAGAAGCTGGTCTGTCCATGCTTCGTGCCATTGCGATCCATCTCGGACTGGAGGAAAATTATTTCGATGACAAGGTTCGATCTGGCAACAGCATTTTAAGGGCAATTCATTATTTCCCGATCGAGAATCCGGATGAGATCCCTGCAGATGCCGTGAGGGCAGCAGAGCATGGAGATATCAACCTGATCACTTTACTGATGGGTGCCAGTGCCGACGGCCTTCAGGTTTTGAGAAGAGACGGAGAGTGGATCCCAATTACGGCGCTTCCCGATCAGATTGTGGTCAATGTAGGCGATATGCTTTCGAGGCTCACCAACAACAGGTTGAAATCGACGATCCATCGGGTAGTCAATCCTCCCAAGGAATTGATGAAAACCAGTCGTTTTTCCATTCCATTCTTCATGCACCCCAAAGCATCTATGGACCTCACTTGTCTGGAGAGCTGTGTTTCGGAAGAAGAACCAAAATTGTATGAAGACATGAGTGCTGGAGAATTCCTGGATGAACGACTAAGAGAAATCGGTTTGAAAAAATAG
- the tmk gene encoding dTMP kinase, producing MEKKSHFIVIEGLDGSGKSTATKRLAHLLETQYGKKVKQTFEPHDDSVGGQYIRQVLTKKITDFHPRVLPLSFAANRLDHCSRVINPWLATSEDHVVLCDRYYLSSLVYQSSDDFDMESVYQLNEKAIRPDLILFFDVSDEICYQRMAHRNEDRELFEENLAVTRTKFEAAKSFLINKGENIIDIDASGTPEEVVNLLIKAIAGHFTALQPIN from the coding sequence ATGGAGAAAAAATCACATTTTATTGTCATTGAGGGGCTGGACGGTTCCGGAAAGTCAACCGCCACTAAACGGTTGGCGCATCTATTGGAAACACAATATGGCAAAAAAGTCAAACAGACTTTCGAGCCTCATGATGATTCAGTAGGTGGTCAATATATCCGACAGGTCCTGACAAAAAAAATCACTGATTTTCATCCAAGGGTGCTCCCTTTATCATTCGCTGCCAATCGCTTAGACCATTGCTCCAGGGTCATCAACCCGTGGCTAGCTACGTCTGAAGATCATGTGGTGCTTTGCGACCGGTATTATCTTTCATCGTTAGTTTATCAAAGTTCTGATGATTTCGATATGGAATCGGTTTATCAATTGAATGAAAAAGCGATCCGACCTGACCTCATCTTGTTTTTTGATGTGTCCGATGAGATCTGCTACCAGCGAATGGCGCACCGAAATGAGGATCGGGAATTGTTTGAAGAGAACCTGGCAGTTACACGTACCAAATTTGAAGCTGCAAAATCTTTTCTCATAAATAAAGGAGAAAATATCATCGATATTGATGCCAGTGGCACTCCGGAAGAGGTTGTCAACCTATTGATCAAAGCGATTGCTGGACATTTCACAGCATTACAGCCAATCAATTGA
- the recO gene encoding DNA repair protein RecO, with amino-acid sequence MISKTEGISINYIKYKDTSIIARVFTRDYGLQSLIINGIRSKKSRKNPGYFEPFSVLELVLYWSKDKDLHRLSEFRPKHMLSNIRSDMKKSAITLFLSEVLAKVLQAEKHENIALFEFLEASVVAFDHAPENDENFHLQFLIKLTTFLGFGFEPSLIQEQFVTGHATQIDDFTESLSNEDFFAPIAASGKMRSETLDMILKYYQYHLGHALEIRSLEVLKSVFR; translated from the coding sequence ATGATCTCGAAAACCGAAGGAATTTCCATTAATTACATCAAATACAAGGACACATCCATCATCGCCAGGGTGTTCACGAGAGATTACGGGCTCCAATCGCTGATCATCAACGGTATTCGCAGCAAAAAATCCAGGAAAAACCCTGGGTATTTCGAACCATTTTCTGTCTTGGAATTAGTCTTGTATTGGAGCAAAGACAAAGACCTGCATCGATTAAGTGAGTTCCGCCCCAAACACATGCTATCCAACATCCGATCCGACATGAAAAAGAGTGCCATTACGCTCTTCTTATCAGAAGTACTGGCGAAGGTCCTGCAAGCAGAAAAGCACGAAAACATTGCCTTATTTGAATTCCTCGAAGCATCTGTAGTGGCATTTGATCATGCCCCTGAAAATGATGAGAACTTCCATCTCCAATTCCTGATCAAACTGACCACTTTTCTTGGATTCGGATTTGAACCCAGTTTGATCCAGGAGCAATTTGTCACGGGTCATGCCACGCAGATTGATGATTTTACGGAATCACTATCTAATGAGGATTTTTTCGCACCTATTGCTGCCTCTGGAAAAATGCGCAGTGAAACACTGGATATGATCCTGAAATATTATCAATATCACCTGGGTCATGCGTTGGAAATACGATCATTGGAAGTCTTGAAAAGCGTATTTCGCTAA
- a CDS encoding DUF6089 family protein produces MRFAKVFLILFLGLSLSAKAQFLEFGGGIGAMSYAGDLSRGYKPLDSKLAGFGVFRMNFSDFISFRTALAYGSVAGDDSTPIDPLGEVRGHSFNTDLWEFSGILEYHFLDFRHEKSPVHWTPYFFAGIGFMRLGEVNGAPDDFGRLHANIPFGLGFKQLIGRKFAITADIGVRKTFTDYLDGVSDSNQTRKDGFEFGHPNTDDWYFFTGISFTYVLYKIPCPFPYIPNRYMFKR; encoded by the coding sequence TTGAGATTCGCTAAAGTATTTCTTATTCTTTTTCTCGGGCTTTCGCTTTCAGCAAAAGCACAATTTCTCGAATTCGGTGGTGGCATTGGTGCTATGAGCTATGCAGGAGACCTTTCTCGAGGCTACAAACCACTTGACTCCAAATTAGCCGGATTTGGTGTATTCCGGATGAACTTCTCGGACTTCATCAGTTTTCGCACTGCGCTGGCTTATGGCTCTGTTGCCGGAGATGATAGCACGCCCATAGATCCACTCGGAGAAGTTAGAGGTCATTCTTTCAATACCGACCTTTGGGAATTTAGTGGTATACTGGAATATCACTTTCTGGACTTCCGTCATGAAAAATCTCCGGTGCACTGGACACCTTATTTTTTTGCAGGGATTGGATTCATGCGTTTAGGAGAAGTCAACGGAGCACCTGACGATTTTGGCAGACTGCATGCCAACATTCCATTTGGCCTGGGGTTCAAACAATTGATAGGAAGAAAATTCGCAATAACTGCAGATATTGGTGTCCGAAAGACCTTTACCGATTACCTCGATGGGGTTTCTGATAGTAATCAAACAAGAAAAGATGGGTTCGAGTTTGGGCATCCAAACACCGATGATTGGTATTTTTTTACGGGGATATCCTTCACTTATGTACTCTACAAGATCCCCTGTCCCTTCCCTTATATTCCCAATCGATACATGTTCAAGCGTTAA
- a CDS encoding POTRA domain-containing protein, with translation MRRLGLLLLFIQISLVVQGQLLYGQNRRNTSSGPSINYSSPKEYEIAGIEVQGVEFLDNNALISLSGLKVGDKIKIPGDEVSSAITKLWKQGIIGDINIKASKIEGSQIYLVIELTERPRLTRYLFKGLNKTQESEVEDDLELVRGKVLTDVVIKNAELTVRKYLEGKGFRNADIRVSQQPDTLLRNSAILSIDVDRGKKVRVENIAFEGNEAFTSAKLRKKLKNTGVRPELRLGTNLLGKTLKLVNPVNLYNFMTHKDSTYEISEYLAQQAKVNVFKTAKYIESDFKDDKDGLLAFYNSKGYRDARILNDTLVGTDGRSLEVRIAVEEGQKYYFRNISWEGNFVHDDEILKKILAVEKGDVYDLDLINQKLNFNPAGADISSLYMDNGYLFFSVNPVEIGIEGDSIDVEMRIYEGAQATIDQVYITGNDKTNDHVILREIRTLPGQKFSRAELIRTQQELSQLGYFDPEQVNPIPKPNPVNETVDIEWSLVERHSDQIEMSGGWGGAFGFIGTLGLTFNNFSMREALALSSFPPAGDGQRLSLRLQANGRRFQSYSLGFTEPWLGGKRPNSFGINLSHSVQRSVDPFTDRVFGALKVTGVTLSLGRRLTWPDDFFTLSNSVGFLQYSLQNFGNSLGFSTGNANSVTFNTTIARNSVSNPMYPRGGSSISLNVAATPPHSLWRDIDYDNASNQELFKWLEYHKWNLDTKYYLQLADKLVLATRAHFGFIGTYNKDVDPGPFERFTLGGDGLTGQNFLLGTDVIGLRGYTNNSITPVENGIRGGLFFTKFVTEIRYPLSLNPSATIYALAFVEGGNNWNDFDQYNPYDMKRSAGFGARIFMPAFGLLGLDWGYGFDNEPGQTGPAGPQFHFSIGQQIR, from the coding sequence ATGAGAAGATTAGGATTATTACTATTATTTATTCAGATTTCACTGGTTGTACAGGGGCAGTTGCTTTACGGCCAAAACAGGCGCAATACCTCTAGTGGCCCTTCTATTAACTATTCAAGTCCCAAGGAATATGAAATAGCCGGTATCGAAGTGCAGGGAGTCGAATTTTTAGACAACAATGCACTCATTTCTCTATCGGGGCTGAAGGTAGGAGATAAGATCAAGATCCCAGGTGATGAGGTTTCTTCTGCCATTACCAAGCTTTGGAAACAGGGAATCATTGGCGACATCAATATCAAAGCTTCTAAAATCGAAGGCAGCCAGATCTACCTTGTTATCGAGCTGACAGAACGACCCAGACTGACCAGATATCTTTTTAAAGGTCTAAATAAAACTCAGGAGAGTGAAGTTGAAGACGATCTGGAGTTGGTAAGAGGAAAGGTACTTACGGATGTGGTCATCAAAAACGCAGAGCTGACCGTTAGAAAATACCTCGAAGGCAAAGGATTCCGCAATGCCGATATCAGAGTATCACAGCAGCCAGATACTTTATTGAGAAACAGTGCTATCCTTAGCATTGATGTAGATCGAGGTAAGAAAGTACGCGTTGAGAACATCGCTTTTGAAGGAAATGAGGCCTTTACCTCCGCCAAGTTGCGTAAAAAACTAAAAAATACCGGAGTTCGACCAGAGCTACGTTTGGGGACTAATTTGTTAGGTAAGACTTTGAAGTTGGTGAACCCGGTCAACCTCTACAACTTCATGACCCATAAGGATAGCACTTACGAAATATCCGAATACCTGGCCCAGCAGGCCAAGGTCAATGTTTTCAAAACTGCGAAATACATTGAGTCTGATTTCAAGGATGACAAGGATGGATTACTCGCATTTTATAATTCTAAAGGTTATCGAGATGCAAGAATTCTCAACGACACATTAGTCGGTACGGATGGTCGATCGCTTGAAGTCAGGATTGCTGTTGAAGAAGGTCAGAAATATTATTTCCGAAACATATCCTGGGAAGGAAACTTCGTCCATGATGATGAAATCCTGAAAAAGATCCTGGCAGTTGAAAAAGGAGACGTTTACGACCTTGATCTGATCAATCAAAAGTTGAACTTCAACCCTGCCGGAGCAGATATCAGCTCCCTTTACATGGACAATGGGTACCTGTTTTTCAGTGTGAATCCAGTAGAAATTGGTATCGAAGGTGATTCCATTGATGTAGAAATGCGGATTTACGAAGGAGCGCAGGCCACCATAGATCAGGTTTACATTACAGGAAATGACAAGACCAATGATCATGTGATCCTTCGTGAGATCAGAACTTTGCCGGGGCAGAAATTTAGCCGGGCAGAATTGATCAGAACCCAGCAAGAACTTTCACAATTGGGTTATTTTGACCCTGAACAGGTCAATCCGATTCCTAAGCCAAATCCGGTTAATGAAACGGTAGACATAGAATGGTCACTAGTAGAACGACATTCGGATCAGATCGAAATGTCCGGTGGTTGGGGTGGAGCCTTTGGTTTCATTGGAACCCTGGGACTGACGTTCAACAACTTCTCCATGCGGGAGGCACTGGCCTTGAGCAGCTTTCCTCCGGCCGGAGATGGACAAAGACTTTCTCTTCGATTACAAGCCAATGGCCGCCGATTCCAGAGCTATTCCTTAGGATTTACTGAGCCATGGTTGGGAGGCAAGCGACCTAATTCCTTTGGGATTAACCTGAGCCATTCGGTACAACGAAGTGTGGATCCTTTTACGGATCGAGTATTTGGAGCCTTGAAGGTGACTGGTGTTACGCTTTCACTTGGAAGAAGATTGACCTGGCCGGATGACTTCTTTACATTAAGTAATTCTGTTGGATTCCTACAATACTCCTTGCAGAACTTTGGTAACTCACTTGGATTCTCTACGGGTAATGCCAACAGTGTGACGTTCAATACCACGATAGCAAGGAACTCGGTGAGTAATCCGATGTATCCAAGAGGTGGTTCAAGTATTTCATTGAATGTTGCGGCTACACCTCCGCATTCCCTATGGAGAGACATTGACTATGACAATGCTTCTAACCAGGAGCTATTTAAATGGTTGGAATACCACAAATGGAACCTGGATACCAAATATTATCTACAGTTGGCAGACAAGTTGGTCCTGGCCACGAGAGCGCATTTTGGTTTCATTGGAACGTATAACAAAGACGTAGATCCTGGTCCATTTGAGCGCTTTACCTTAGGTGGAGACGGACTTACCGGTCAAAACTTTTTATTGGGGACTGATGTAATAGGTCTTCGCGGATATACGAATAACAGTATAACGCCCGTTGAAAATGGTATACGGGGCGGATTGTTCTTTACCAAGTTTGTGACGGAAATCCGATATCCACTGTCTTTGAATCCAAGTGCTACTATATATGCGCTGGCCTTCGTGGAAGGAGGAAACAACTGGAACGATTTTGACCAGTACAATCCATACGACATGAAGCGGTCAGCAGGATTTGGTGCGAGGATCTTTATGCCAGCATTTGGTTTGCTGGGTCTGGACTGGGGATATGGGTTTGATAACGAACCTGGACAAACAGGACCAGCTGGCCCTCAATTTCACTTTAGTATAGGACAGCAAATCAGATAA
- a CDS encoding DUF6089 family protein: MRFKLKAACLLIITVLFLIPDDAFSQRRRRNSFQKRRGKSKAIGKYRSGRTRGGASRFRPYQYVGFGINALNYFGDLAPVNKAASTDINFTRPGFGIMYGYRFHPAMAARASFNWGILRGDDNSSDPNGTASAARYQRNLSFRNFVKEASVGMEFYILPNNRGSSNRPPINGYIFLGITAFHHQPQGQAPLFDYQSGLDASLPSGLSPGDWVNLKPLGTEGQNLADQSGVSADADYSLFQLAVPLGIGGVFNPPGPLSFGVEFGYRYLFTDYLDDVSGNYVGLDRFNDPIARIFSDRGAEPIAVTTGETRSASVVQQGFDGTVYNINGFIGSGIDGSIRGNPDDNDMYFVTQIRVTYVLSPRRRSTAKFR, from the coding sequence ATGCGTTTCAAACTCAAAGCCGCCTGCTTACTGATCATCACGGTCCTGTTTTTGATCCCCGATGATGCTTTTTCTCAAAGACGAAGAAGAAACTCTTTTCAAAAGCGTCGGGGAAAAAGTAAGGCGATCGGAAAATACCGTAGTGGTAGAACCAGAGGAGGAGCATCACGTTTCCGTCCTTACCAATATGTTGGCTTTGGCATCAATGCGCTCAATTACTTTGGCGATCTGGCACCAGTGAATAAGGCGGCAAGTACAGATATTAACTTTACTAGACCGGGTTTTGGTATCATGTATGGATATCGCTTTCATCCTGCTATGGCAGCGAGAGCCTCGTTCAATTGGGGGATTTTGAGAGGAGACGATAATAGCTCTGATCCGAATGGAACGGCCAGCGCTGCCAGATATCAGAGAAATTTATCCTTCAGGAACTTTGTAAAGGAAGCGTCTGTAGGCATGGAATTTTATATCCTTCCCAATAACCGTGGGTCAAGCAATCGGCCTCCGATCAACGGCTACATCTTTTTGGGGATCACAGCTTTTCATCATCAGCCACAAGGTCAGGCACCTTTATTTGACTATCAATCAGGATTAGACGCGTCACTGCCTTCAGGACTGAGTCCTGGAGATTGGGTGAACCTGAAGCCACTCGGTACCGAAGGTCAAAATCTGGCTGATCAGTCTGGTGTTTCTGCTGATGCAGATTATAGTCTGTTTCAACTGGCTGTACCATTGGGAATTGGAGGAGTATTCAACCCTCCTGGGCCACTGTCATTCGGTGTAGAATTTGGCTATCGCTATCTTTTTACAGATTATTTAGACGATGTAAGCGGAAATTACGTTGGTTTAGATAGATTCAATGATCCAATAGCGCGTATATTCTCTGACCGAGGAGCTGAGCCTATAGCTGTAACTACAGGTGAAACCCGATCTGCATCGGTTGTTCAACAAGGCTTTGACGGGACAGTGTACAACATCAATGGATTTATCGGATCTGGGATAGATGGTTCCATTAGAGGGAACCCAGACGATAATGACATGTATTTTGTGACGCAGATCAGAGTGACATATGTCCTCTCGCCACGTCGACGAAGTACAGCTAAATTCAGGTAG
- a CDS encoding NAD kinase: MFKVAIHGREVSESVEAYVKEVIDTLRAYQVEISVSEAFSTSRYAPYFEGFNRFSRVEQIDQFDFVLSLGGDGTFLETLTLVGPTEIPILGINTGRLGFLAPISREMIKEALTKLLKGRYEIDNRSLVSLEASGSPFGGDHYAINEFAMIRKDTSSMIAIKCYINEQYLATYWADGLMVSTPTGSTGYSLSCGGPIIMPHSGNFILTPVSPHNLNVRPLVLSDENEIRFEVDSRSTNFLISLDSRSTTVSDDISLKITKAKFKAKLLSIEGVSFIGTLRNKLNWGLDRRN; encoded by the coding sequence ATGTTTAAGGTAGCGATTCACGGAAGAGAAGTTTCCGAATCTGTCGAAGCTTATGTGAAGGAGGTGATTGATACCTTACGTGCTTATCAAGTAGAAATTTCTGTTTCAGAAGCATTTTCCACCTCCAGGTATGCTCCCTATTTCGAAGGCTTCAATAGATTTTCCCGGGTTGAACAAATCGATCAATTCGATTTTGTGCTCAGTCTCGGGGGTGATGGCACTTTTCTGGAAACTTTGACGCTTGTAGGCCCTACGGAAATCCCGATCCTGGGCATTAATACCGGAAGATTAGGGTTTTTGGCGCCCATTTCCCGGGAAATGATCAAAGAGGCATTGACCAAACTGTTGAAAGGCAGATACGAAATAGACAACCGTTCACTGGTGTCTTTGGAGGCTTCGGGCAGTCCTTTCGGTGGTGATCATTATGCGATCAATGAATTTGCGATGATCCGAAAGGATACAAGTTCGATGATTGCAATCAAATGTTACATCAATGAACAATACCTGGCTACCTATTGGGCAGATGGCCTTATGGTATCGACTCCTACGGGATCTACTGGATATTCATTGAGTTGTGGAGGACCCATCATTATGCCACATTCAGGGAACTTCATTCTTACACCTGTCAGTCCTCATAATCTAAATGTTCGTCCGCTGGTTTTATCCGATGAGAATGAAATCAGATTCGAGGTAGATAGTAGGAGTACTAATTTTCTGATCTCATTAGATTCACGGTCTACGACAGTGAGTGATGACATCAGCTTGAAAATCACCAAGGCAAAATTTAAAGCTAAACTTCTCAGTATTGAAGGAGTTAGTTTCATAGGCACCTTGAGAAATAAGCTCAATTGGGGTCTGGATAGAAGGAATTAA
- the chrA gene encoding chromate efflux transporter: protein MAIRRVRNIIFLRDVLILSVTAFGGPQGHLAMVIDMMVKKRGYIDEQGLIELYALCQILPGPTSTQTITSLGFRIGGPALAYMTLLVWMFPAFCIMTSAALAVDFMQEMNISLEFLRFIQPMAVGIVAYSAYRISSSVISSRVGYFLMILSAFISYFLKNPFIFPFLLLAGGAVTASRYKKQPIEEKSGFKIKWTSMFVWIGVMFGAFVLWQLTEWAPIRIFDNFYRNGSLIFGGGQVLVPLLFTEFVEFKKYLTSEEFISGYAFVQAIPGPVFSFSSYVGALSLRELGIGGQILGAFLATAGIFLPGTFFIFFAIRFWDSLKKYRVVKASLEGINAVSSGMVMAATFLLFESIEASAVNYILMLSTACIIFFTKIPTPFIILGGLLVGILLQ, encoded by the coding sequence ATGGCCATCCGGCGAGTCAGGAACATAATCTTTCTTAGAGATGTCCTCATCCTCTCCGTAACCGCCTTCGGAGGTCCACAAGGTCATTTAGCCATGGTCATTGACATGATGGTCAAGAAGCGTGGCTACATTGACGAACAAGGTCTGATTGAATTATATGCTTTGTGTCAGATATTGCCCGGACCCACTTCTACTCAAACGATCACTTCGTTGGGCTTCCGCATTGGAGGTCCTGCATTGGCCTATATGACTTTGTTGGTTTGGATGTTTCCTGCCTTCTGTATCATGACCAGTGCCGCACTCGCTGTGGACTTCATGCAGGAAATGAACATTTCCCTGGAGTTCCTGAGGTTTATACAACCCATGGCTGTAGGGATTGTGGCTTATTCAGCCTACCGCATTTCCAGTAGCGTGATCTCCTCCAGGGTCGGATACTTCCTGATGATCCTATCGGCCTTTATCTCTTACTTCCTGAAAAACCCATTTATCTTCCCTTTCCTTTTGCTAGCTGGGGGAGCGGTGACAGCTTCCAGATACAAGAAGCAACCGATCGAAGAGAAAAGCGGATTCAAAATCAAATGGACCAGCATGTTCGTCTGGATTGGCGTGATGTTCGGCGCATTTGTGCTGTGGCAACTGACTGAATGGGCACCTATCCGAATTTTTGACAATTTCTATCGAAATGGCAGTCTCATCTTTGGTGGGGGCCAGGTCTTGGTCCCGCTACTGTTCACTGAGTTCGTAGAATTCAAAAAGTACCTGACTTCCGAGGAATTTATTTCGGGATATGCCTTTGTTCAGGCCATCCCAGGCCCAGTGTTTTCTTTCAGTTCCTATGTAGGTGCATTAAGCCTTAGAGAATTGGGCATTGGCGGACAAATCCTTGGTGCTTTCCTCGCCACGGCCGGCATATTTTTGCCTGGCACCTTTTTTATCTTCTTCGCCATCAGGTTTTGGGATAGCCTGAAAAAATACCGTGTAGTAAAAGCTTCTTTGGAAGGCATCAATGCCGTGAGTTCAGGAATGGTGATGGCCGCCACTTTCTTGTTGTTTGAAAGTATTGAAGCCTCAGCAGTCAATTACATCCTTATGCTAAGTACTGCATGTATCATCTTCTTCACTAAAATCCCAACTCCATTTATTATCCTTGGTGGATTGCTCGTCGGGATTTTATTGCAATAA
- a CDS encoding OmpH family outer membrane protein, whose product MKRFIFFSALSFLLIPVSFAQKFGYVDTNYILGRLPEYKEAQAEIEKLAQGWEGEIQEMYKEAESMEAAFQAEEVLLTVDMRADRQAEIERQWKEIKDYQKQVFGFEGLYFLKKKELIKPVQDKVFEAVERVAKNNRLQIVFDKSGDLVMIYTDPIHDYTDFVLEELGLGENQTTN is encoded by the coding sequence ATGAAACGTTTCATCTTTTTCTCGGCCCTCTCTTTTTTACTAATTCCTGTTAGTTTTGCGCAAAAATTCGGATACGTCGATACGAATTACATTTTGGGCAGGCTTCCGGAATACAAGGAGGCTCAGGCTGAGATAGAGAAACTGGCCCAGGGATGGGAAGGCGAAATCCAGGAAATGTATAAAGAAGCGGAAAGCATGGAAGCTGCTTTTCAGGCCGAAGAGGTCTTGTTGACAGTGGATATGCGTGCGGATCGACAAGCTGAAATTGAAAGGCAGTGGAAGGAGATCAAAGACTACCAAAAGCAAGTCTTTGGCTTTGAAGGACTGTACTTTTTGAAGAAAAAAGAACTGATCAAACCGGTTCAGGACAAGGTGTTTGAAGCTGTAGAAAGAGTGGCTAAAAATAACCGACTCCAAATTGTTTTTGACAAATCCGGAGATCTGGTAATGATCTACACCGACCCGATCCATGATTATACTGACTTTGTGTTGGAAGAATTGGGATTAGGTGAGAATCAAACGACGAATTAA
- a CDS encoding OmpH family outer membrane protein: protein MKLKFFIGFFALMAVGSLHAQGLKIGYTNAEYVLSLLPEAKQVEADLKAYETQLQNQLQAKYQEFQAKAADYQQNAASMIEAVRADRERELQGLQENIQKFQADAETSLLQKRNQLLAPLVEKVGNAIKEVAEENQYTHVFSSGAAGLDVLLYADEQYNVTELILAKLGIDPPAETGN from the coding sequence ATGAAACTGAAATTTTTCATTGGCTTTTTCGCCCTGATGGCGGTTGGAAGCTTGCATGCCCAGGGATTGAAGATTGGGTACACGAACGCGGAGTATGTACTATCATTATTGCCTGAGGCGAAGCAGGTCGAAGCAGATCTCAAGGCATACGAAACACAACTACAAAATCAGCTTCAGGCAAAATATCAGGAGTTTCAGGCAAAAGCCGCTGACTACCAGCAAAACGCAGCTTCAATGATCGAAGCAGTGCGAGCAGATAGAGAGCGTGAGTTGCAAGGTTTACAGGAAAACATCCAAAAATTCCAGGCTGATGCTGAGACTTCTTTGCTTCAGAAGCGAAATCAATTGCTCGCTCCACTAGTAGAAAAAGTAGGTAATGCGATCAAAGAAGTGGCGGAAGAAAATCAGTACACCCACGTATTTAGTTCAGGAGCTGCGGGCCTTGACGTATTGCTTTATGCGGATGAGCAATACAATGTTACTGAACTTATCCTGGCGAAGTTGGGCATTGACCCACCTGCAGAGACAGGAAACTAA